The segment TTTATCGGAACGTAAAAAGCTGGTGGACTTAGCTAGGCAGCACCAATTTTTCTTAATTGAAGACGGGTCTTATGCCTTTTTGCAGCGACCAGCAGTTGTCCCATTAGCAACGCTTGCACCTGAAATTACATTTTATACAACAGGTTTTTCGAAGAATATTGCAACTGGCTTACGTGTCGGTGCGGTACTGGCACCCCAGCAATATATTGAAAATATCGAGCGTATCATCCGAATTACAACATGGAATACACCGGCAATAACCACTGCTATCCTCTGTGATTGGATCGAAAAAGGTGAGGTCGATAGCATTGAAAAAGATAAGCGGCGAGATGCAAAGATCCGGCAAAAAATAGTCCAGAAAATTTTCACTGATATACCCTATATTGCGCATCCAGCCAGCTATTTTGTTTGGCTACCCTTACCGGAAGGTGTGCGCGCAGATGTAGTGGTCAGTGAATTAAAAAAACAAAATATCGCGACTAGCAGTGCGGAGTCTTACAGCACATCAAACGCGGTACCGCAGGCGTTAAGAATAGCAATTAGCACCTTAACCCATGAAGAGTTGGCAGTGGCAATCGAAGCAATTAGGCGCGTTGTATTGTATTTGATTGATTTATAAAGATGATAAGTATGAAGGAATAAAAATAGTGGAACATATCAAACATTTTACTGCGACAGCGATGATCTGTAATGCTCGTGGGGAGTTTCTATTACATGAGCACCCTAAGCTAGGTATTTGGCTACCGCCTGGTGGCCACGTTGACCCAAATGAAGAACCACAAGATACCGTTGTTCGTGAAGTGTTTGAAGAAACAGGTTTACGGTGCCGAGTGATTGACTGTCGCTATCCGTTATACTCGAAGGTTAATGATTCAAAGAATACACTCTCTTTAGCTATTCCTTTAGCTATTTTAAAAGAATTCATTGCTGATAAACACCAAGGAGATCATTGGCATATCGATATGGTTTATCTCTGTGAGCTAATAGATGAAGAAACCCAATGCAATGCGAATTTTCATTGGGTTTCTCTGAATAAAATGAATGACTTAAATCTTCCTAAAGATGTGTATGAACTCGCTATTATGGTTAATGAATACTTTCAAAATGGTTCGGCTCATTCGAAATGAATTCAGTCATGATGAAATATTAAAAAAGAGCAAAGAGATACCTAGCATAATTAATAAGGCACCAATAACTCTATCCATAATGAATTGATATTTAAGAATTTTATTTCTAATCAACGGTGCTGCAAAGAATAGAGCAATTAAACTAAACCAAACCCAATGTGCAAAAGAAATAAATAATCCGTAGCTGAAGTTTAACCATTGAGAGTTACCAGCTTGGATCACTTGGGTGTAGACCGAAACAACGAAAAACATCGTCTTAGGGTTGAGTGCATTAGTTAAAAAACCCATTTTAAATGCGGAAAATGAAGAGGGTATTGATGCCGGATTAAGGTCATCGCTGGCGTTAATTGCTGTTTTGTTTGTTAAGGATTTAAAACCAATATACACCAAGTAAGCGACACCAAGGAGTTTGGCTGTCATAAATAATGTAGGGGAACTCATAATGATTAGAGTTACGCCAAAAATGGTATACAGCACATGAACTTGTACTCCAGCAGCAATACCAAGGGCGCTGAGTAAACCCGTTTTGGTGCCGTAGGAGTAGCTATTTCTGGTGACCATAGCGAAGTCGGGACCAGGGCTAATAACCGCCAAAATAGTGATGGTGGCAACGGCGATAATTTCATTCATAGTGAGATCCTAATGGTAATAAAAACTGACTTAATTTCTGGATGGAAAATGGATTTGATTAACTTGAAGTGTTGATTATCAATAGATTGTAAATAGAGGAAAAGCGATTTATTCTCAATGAAACCTGTCAGTTTTCGTTACCTATTTAATTGTGAAGCTACTCATTTTATAAGCCCCTTAATTTTATGAAGACATTAATTCTATGAAACTGCCTCCATTAACATCGTTACGGTTTTTTGATGTTGCTGCACGCTATGAAAGTATTATTAAAGCCGCGCAAGAGCTGCATGTAACGCACAGTGCAATTAGCCGCCAGATAAAATTACTTGAGGAGCATCTTGGGGTTTTACTGTTTGAACGACGTAACCGAGCTATCTTTTTAACAGAAGAAGGTAAATTGTTATTTCAAACGACGACGCATTTATTCCAACAACTTTCTGATACCGTCGAAATAATTACTCAGCGTCCTCATAACCGAGTTGTTAGTTTATCGTGTGAGCCGACCATCGCTATGAAATGGCTGATCCCTCGTTTAACCAGTTTTTATCAGCAATATCCTGAAATTACCGTGCATTTAATCGCCGCTGGTGGTCCGATTGATTTTAATAAGGCGGGAGTTGATCTTGCTCTTCGCCGTAATGATTTCACGTGGGATGACAATATTTATGCGAAGAAAATATGCGCGGAATGGATGGGTATCATCAAGAAAAATGATAGCCAGCCTTATCATGAGATGAACTTGCTTGTACCGGCCTCACGGCCAAATGTTTGGCGTACATGGCAAGCCCGTAGTGGCATTAATTTACAACATAATAAACAAATTAATTTCGAACATTTCTACCTGTGTTTGCAGGCTGCATTAGCAGGACAGGGTGTTGCTATCGCATCGTTCCTAATGGTTGCTGATGAAATGAACACACAACAATTAATGGCTCCAGAAGGTTTTATTGAAGATGGTTCGGCATATTACTTGCTTTCACCTAAAGAAATAAAAGCAGACACCCCAGCAGCTATTTTTATGGAATGGTTGGAAACAAACGTGAATCAAAGCCTATTGTTGACTCAGCAATCGGCATAAAATTTGTATAATTTTAAGGGTTTGGTTATTTAATCACCGAACCTACTTGCGTAGTGAAGTTTTTATGCCCTAACTATTTCGCTGCGTGCTATATTTCCCAGAATCGTTTTTGATGTCTTTATGTTGGAGTAAATAATGAGCAAAATTCGGGTTGGTGTCATTTTTGGTGGTAAATCCACTGAGCATGAAGTTTCGTTGCAATCAGCTAAAAATATTATTAATGGATTAGATCGTAGTAAGTTTGATGTTTGTCTCATCGGTATCAATAAAGAAGGGCAATGGCATGAGTATGATGAAGCAAACTTCCTGTTACATGGCGATGATCCCGCTCATATCGCGTTAAATACTCCAAAGCGCAGCATTGCCGTTGTTCCGGGCAAACAAAGTGAACAATTCATTTCTCTAGAAGATGCTAAACCTCTCCCGCAAATTGATGTTATTTTCCCAATTGTCCACGGTAATTTAGGTGAAGATGGCTCTTTACAAGGTTTACTGCGTATGGTGAATCTGCCGTTTGTTGGACCGGGTGTTCTAGGCTCATCAGCTTGCATGGATAAAGATGTCACCAAACGCCTTTTAAGGGATGCAGGGCTGCACATTGCACCATTTATTACGCTGCTGAAAAGCAGTCGTGGTGAAATAAGCTATGCTGCAACGGTTGAGAAACTGGGCTTACCATTATTTATTAAACCAGCTAACCAAGGTTCATCGGTTGGGATCAGTAAAGTTAATAATGAAAGCGAGTTTAACGTGGCATTAGATTTTGCATTCTTATTCGACGTAAAAGTGCTGATTGAAAGCGCAGTAAAAGGGCGTGAAATCGAGTGTGCTGTTCTTGGAAATGAACATCCATTAGCTAGCCCATGCGGTGAAATCGTACTGCATGACAGCTTCTATGCATATCACACTAAATACATTGATGAAAATGGCGCGTCTGTTGTTGCTCCAGCGGATTTAGAGCAAGATGTGAGTGAAAAGATCCGTACAATTGCGCTTGAAGCTTATCAAGCTTTAAACTGCAGCGGTATGTCTCGTGTTGATGTATTTTTAACTGAAAAAAATGATGTTGTGATTAATGAAATCAACACATTACCGGGGTTCACTAATATCAGTATGTACCCGAAACTGTGGCAACAAGGCGGTATGACTTATCAAGAATTGATCAGTCGTTTAATTGAACTTGGGATTGAAAAATTCCAGCAAACAGCCGCATTAAAAACAGCCTGTGATGACATTTAATCTCTGATATTTCTCGAAAACTTTGCCGATAGCAGGCTGCTGTCGGCAATATCACGCTAAAGCTAACGCATTAATTCACAACGTTTTTATTACACCAAACATAATTGATGTAACGGAATAACGGCTCAAATCCAAATTTTTTATATAAATCAAAGCCTGCTTCTGAAGCATCTAAGAAGCAATGTTCGACTCGTTGTTGACGACAAAATGCGAGAGCATAATCAATAAGCTGAGAAGCATAACCTTTACCCTGAAACTTAGGTTCAGTACCGATATCGTCGAAACGCGCCAATTCTCCTTCAATGGTCACTGTCATGGATGTTGCGGGTTCTCCATTGACCAATAAGACGAAATGGAACTGTGGTGCGCCTTGCTGCAGGGCATCTTCATGGTAGCGAACATACTCTTGGATCACCGTATCGTGTTCTTCTGAAAGATAGAACGCAGAAACTAATGGTTTAGCCCAAAGGGATAAATCATGGTTTGCGAGCACGATATCTACCTGATTATCAGGCAAATCAACTTCTTTTTGCTGCGACAAAGTTAGCGCCATGGCTGTCGTGACGCTGTCACGTTTATAGTTAAGTGCTTCAATATCTTTGACGACTTTTGGCAGCATCTCTTCGGGGATCACCAAAGTGTGGTTCTTTTTCTGCGATACGAACAGGTTGTATGCTTGCATAAAAGCATGATGAGTAGAGTCGGGTTGCAGATAGATAAAATTGAACGCCGGGGAATTTAATGGCGTTAAATAACAAATTGTATGTTGTGCAATCTGGATACTGTGCTCACAAATCGAAGTCCAAAACGTCTTTTCGATCGATTGGTAATGTCGTAAATAGTAGAGCGGTATATTCATTAGTCAGTTACCTGATACAAAATGTGTTAGTCAAAATGGAGCAAATAACAAATCTAACCCCATGTAAAATTTTGTTAACTTATTGGCAGTAAAGCCTTTGTGAACTATCTATTGATAATAACTAAACCTTTAAAATCAGCAACCGTTGCGGCAGTTGTCATCTTATCTTTGGCCTGAGCTCTCACTCTTATGCAACGTTTTCAGTGTCATTAATCAATATCTATAAAGTAAATTTAAAGATGAATTAAGGCGTTTCGTGCGATATGCAGATAGATTGTCATTTAATGCTATCTTACATTGCACATTTACTCTATAAAATGTCATGTAAATTTATAAAAAGCTTTGTAACTCAATGAGATTATCTTATGAAATTCTCCATTATGATAGTAGAAATAAAGAGATCGTACCTGCATAAATATGCTAAATAGAGTGACGTAAATAAGATAAATAGAGTTGTAAACGTTATATTTTTCAATGTATTGTTTTTGAAAAATAAAAGATGACTGAGGTTACGTTAAGGTAATGCAAAAATTTATATTAGGCGCCCTGTGTTTAGTGAGTTATTCAGTGTTTGCCGAATCAGCTGAAAATCCTTTTGATAGACAAATACTGAAACACGATGGCAAAGAAACTCATTATTACCTGCTTAAAAGTGACTCTAACCCCTCTAAAGAATTATTGGTATTAATCCAAGGCTCCGACTGCAAAAGTGTCGTTAATAACCAAAATATGATTAAGAATTTTAGGGGAGTATTACCTAATAGTGATGTGCTTTTAGTAGAAAAAACAGGCTTAACACCTGATGTGGGGCTAGATGATCCAAATGCCTTAGAAGAGGATTGCCCTGTAGAATA is part of the Providencia zhijiangensis genome and harbors:
- a CDS encoding NUDIX hydrolase encodes the protein MEHIKHFTATAMICNARGEFLLHEHPKLGIWLPPGGHVDPNEEPQDTVVREVFEETGLRCRVIDCRYPLYSKVNDSKNTLSLAIPLAILKEFIADKHQGDHWHIDMVYLCELIDEETQCNANFHWVSLNKMNDLNLPKDVYELAIMVNEYFQNGSAHSK
- a CDS encoding LysE family translocator, with the protein product MNEIIAVATITILAVISPGPDFAMVTRNSYSYGTKTGLLSALGIAAGVQVHVLYTIFGVTLIIMSSPTLFMTAKLLGVAYLVYIGFKSLTNKTAINASDDLNPASIPSSFSAFKMGFLTNALNPKTMFFVVSVYTQVIQAGNSQWLNFSYGLFISFAHWVWFSLIALFFAAPLIRNKILKYQFIMDRVIGALLIMLGISLLFFNISS
- a CDS encoding LysR substrate-binding domain-containing protein, which codes for MKLPPLTSLRFFDVAARYESIIKAAQELHVTHSAISRQIKLLEEHLGVLLFERRNRAIFLTEEGKLLFQTTTHLFQQLSDTVEIITQRPHNRVVSLSCEPTIAMKWLIPRLTSFYQQYPEITVHLIAAGGPIDFNKAGVDLALRRNDFTWDDNIYAKKICAEWMGIIKKNDSQPYHEMNLLVPASRPNVWRTWQARSGINLQHNKQINFEHFYLCLQAALAGQGVAIASFLMVADEMNTQQLMAPEGFIEDGSAYYLLSPKEIKADTPAAIFMEWLETNVNQSLLLTQQSA
- the ddlA gene encoding D-alanine--D-alanine ligase — encoded protein: MSKIRVGVIFGGKSTEHEVSLQSAKNIINGLDRSKFDVCLIGINKEGQWHEYDEANFLLHGDDPAHIALNTPKRSIAVVPGKQSEQFISLEDAKPLPQIDVIFPIVHGNLGEDGSLQGLLRMVNLPFVGPGVLGSSACMDKDVTKRLLRDAGLHIAPFITLLKSSRGEISYAATVEKLGLPLFIKPANQGSSVGISKVNNESEFNVALDFAFLFDVKVLIESAVKGREIECAVLGNEHPLASPCGEIVLHDSFYAYHTKYIDENGASVVAPADLEQDVSEKIRTIALEAYQALNCSGMSRVDVFLTEKNDVVINEINTLPGFTNISMYPKLWQQGGMTYQELISRLIELGIEKFQQTAALKTACDDI
- a CDS encoding GNAT family N-acetyltransferase, with product MNIPLYYLRHYQSIEKTFWTSICEHSIQIAQHTICYLTPLNSPAFNFIYLQPDSTHHAFMQAYNLFVSQKKNHTLVIPEEMLPKVVKDIEALNYKRDSVTTAMALTLSQQKEVDLPDNQVDIVLANHDLSLWAKPLVSAFYLSEEHDTVIQEYVRYHEDALQQGAPQFHFVLLVNGEPATSMTVTIEGELARFDDIGTEPKFQGKGYASQLIDYALAFCRQQRVEHCFLDASEAGFDLYKKFGFEPLFRYINYVWCNKNVVN